Sequence from the Erythrolamprus reginae isolate rEryReg1 chromosome Z, rEryReg1.hap1, whole genome shotgun sequence genome:
GAATTTTTTCCATGATATCAAACAAATGCAGCAATGAGGCAAAACTTGATGTGATGGGAGATAATGGTCTTATGAACTGCTAAAAGTTATAAGCTAATTCTCTCTGGTGAAGATATCTAAAACAGGATATGCTGTATTTTCATATGGTTGTAGATGTCCTATATTGCTGTTTGGAATGGAAGGATTGTGGGAGCTGTGTAGCTTATGCGCAAATGGGGAGGGAACAGTTCAGCGGTTGTTCCTAAGATGGCAACAGATCTGATCACCGATGGTAGCACCATCTCATATGCAGACTGCATGTCCCAGCTCTTTTTTCTACATGTCTTTGGAGGTTCCGAAGTGTTCCTTCTTACTCTCATGGCCTACGATCGCTATGTGGCCATTTGCCATCCACTGACGTACACAATCAAGATGAACCGTCCACGCTGCATTAGACTCCTGTGTTGGTGCTGGGTTGGAGGCCTCCTTCACTCTGGCAGCCAGTTGTTCCTGGTCCTGAGGCTGCCATTCTGTGGACCAAATGAAGTGGACAATTTCTTTTGTGATGTTCCACAGGTAGTCAAACTGGCTTGCATAGACACCCATGTGACTGAGATACTCATGGTGGCCAATAGTGGCCTGATCAACCTGGTTTGTTTCATCATCTTGCTGATATCCTATGGTATCATCCTGTACACACTTCAAGGCCGCTTCAAGGAGAGTGGAGGAAAAGCTCTGTACACTTGTAGTTCTCACTTGACGGTGGTCAGCATTTTTTTCCTACCATGCCTCTTTGTGTACCTTATTCCCATCTTCAACTCCAGTTTGGACAAGATATCTTCTGTATTTTATACCACAATTACTCCTTTCCTTAATCCTATGATATATTCTCTAAGAAATCAAGAAATGAAGGAGGCAATGGGCCGGGTGACAAAAAAATTCATGTTTAAGAATTGGTATCAGAAGAAAGGAAATGTATAAGTTGAATTTCCAAAATTCCATTTTGGTCCTTGAGATGATCTTTTCTGGTGTTATTCTTATCACTACAAAAGTCATAAGGTATATGGTCCCCTGGCTTATAGATCGTCCATATAAAGCAGGAATAACAGTTTTAAAACCAatgcttatttattaattattttaaaatatatgcctGCCTATCTTAGACTTCTGAATTCTAGGTAACTGAATTCTAGCTAGCTAACACCAAGATATAAACAACAGTATAATATATCAATCAAATAAATCAGAATAAACAGACACTTGATTCAGCTGTATATTTTTTGTGCTGTATTTGAACTTTGTGATTAATAATTTTCAAACTTCCATTTTGAAAAAAGTGTAGCTATTTCTGCCTGAAGTCCTGGAAGCACTAAGTGCTCAAATAGGGAAAGGTGACAGTAGATATGGAATGTCAATTAAAATACTAAAGAGATTATTATCTGCAAATAACTTGCAAAATCTTCCTATTTTGGGGTAATGTTTATTGATCATTGCAGGTACCAAGGCTAATTTCATATCTTTTCTCATTAAATTTTCCACTTCCACTCAATGGAGATGTCCACTCAACATCACTTGTGGAAAAGACTTCAACTGACAAAATAGCAGGATTGCTAACAGGTTTTTCCAAACTTTCCCTGGGGAAAATTTTTTAAACTATTGAACATTTATGTTTTGTTAAAATATAacttttgttatattttatatattttgttaaaATATAACATAAACCGCTCCAagctagattgcagaaaatacgacttcagcatagagtgatcaacgcctggaatgcattacttgactctgtggtttctttcccaaacctcaAAATCTTTAACTTCTATagttgacttctccccttttctaagaggcttGTAGGGGGTGTGCATACGTGCACCTTAGTCCTCActctccctgtcctactgtcctattttcttatttaatcattaatttctacttatgttattttatataaactacaatcctatacttgtttgacaaaataaataaatgaacaaacaaacaaaaaataactcATTCACTTTACACTTCAGCTTGTTTGCCTTcctattgattcaaaatcttttattttattgagtTCCCTTATTTCCATGTTCCCAATGATAGAAGCAAACCCAGCTTCTCCTCAATTTTTCTGATTGGAAGCCAGTTGGGAAGGTTGCAATTGTGGTCACATGACCTGAGaatactgcaattgtcataaaaacATTGGAGTTGCCAAGTACCTGaatttttgatcacgtgaccaaggGGAGGACcaatcataagtcattttttcagtctGGTTTTAACTTGTTTAAAATGATTCTAAACAAATGGTTACTAGTGAAGGACTACCTGTGATATAATTGTAATTAACATGTaatagaagaaggaggaaaaggagaaggtggaagagagaggaggtggaggaggtagaggaggaggaggaagtagtttcacttctcatccaaaaagcttcaac
This genomic interval carries:
- the LOC139154175 gene encoding olfactory receptor 4Q3-like translates to MRKWGGNSSAVVPKMATDLITDGSTISYADCMSQLFFLHVFGGSEVFLLTLMAYDRYVAICHPLTYTIKMNRPRCIRLLCWCWVGGLLHSGSQLFLVLRLPFCGPNEVDNFFCDVPQVVKLACIDTHVTEILMVANSGLINLVCFIILLISYGIILYTLQGRFKESGGKALYTCSSHLTVVSIFFLPCLFVYLIPIFNSSLDKISSVFYTTITPFLNPMIYSLRNQEMKEAMGRVTKKFMFKNWYQKKGNV